The following proteins are encoded in a genomic region of Paenibacillus sp. FSL H3-0469:
- the fabD gene encoding ACP S-malonyltransferase: protein MKAYLFPGQGAQFVGMGGMLFQEFPEYTAIADRVLGYSIEELCLRDSSKQLDNTAYTQPALYVVNVLSCLKELQQSGTAPDFVAGHSLGEYSALYAAGVFDFETGLRIVHKRGALMSMATGGGMAAVIGLREEDILRILAEHRLDKLDVANLNTPTQIALSGLAEDVEAAQAAFEQNGALGYVILNVSGAFHSRYMRASASQFREFLSQFRFAPPSIPVIANTTARPYPVDNAIDYMTEQMTSSVKWTDSVRYLMGRHPEIELTQIGPGHVIERLVSKIKREAEPLDAAWIIDGK from the coding sequence ATGAAGGCTTATCTATTTCCCGGGCAGGGTGCGCAGTTCGTCGGTATGGGCGGCATGCTGTTCCAGGAGTTCCCTGAATACACCGCAATTGCCGACCGGGTGCTTGGCTATTCGATTGAAGAATTGTGTCTGAGAGACAGCAGCAAGCAACTGGATAATACCGCCTATACACAGCCAGCCCTATATGTGGTCAATGTATTGTCCTGCCTGAAGGAGCTTCAGCAATCCGGGACAGCCCCTGATTTCGTAGCCGGACACAGCTTGGGTGAATACAGTGCACTGTATGCGGCGGGGGTGTTCGATTTCGAGACCGGACTAAGGATTGTTCATAAAAGAGGCGCGCTGATGAGCATGGCAACCGGCGGCGGCATGGCCGCTGTCATTGGTCTGCGGGAGGAAGACATCCTGCGGATTCTCGCGGAGCACCGCCTGGACAAGCTGGATGTAGCAAACCTGAATACGCCTACGCAGATTGCCCTGTCGGGACTTGCAGAGGATGTGGAGGCTGCCCAGGCGGCCTTTGAGCAGAACGGGGCTCTGGGTTATGTCATTCTGAATGTCAGCGGAGCCTTCCATTCGCGCTATATGCGCGCTTCGGCGTCACAATTCCGCGAGTTCCTGAGCCAGTTCCGGTTCGCGCCGCCGTCCATTCCGGTCATTGCCAATACGACTGCCCGGCCTTATCCGGTGGACAATGCCATTGATTATATGACCGAGCAGATGACCAGCAGTGTGAAGTGGACCGACTCCGTCCGCTACCTCATGGGCAGACATCCCGAAATAGAGCTGACCCAGATTGGCCCGGGACATGTCATCGAGCGCCTAGTCAGCAAAATCAAACGGGAAGCAGAGCCCCTGGACGCAGCCTGGATCATAGATGGGAAGTGA
- a CDS encoding response regulator has translation MNTAPVARVLIVDDEYYFRQLLIRLVDWEAAGFEVAAEADDGSAALQIIGEQHIDLIITDIEMPNMNGLEFIGEVRKLNSAAKLIFITSYDNFSYAQQAISLGADHYLLKPVDEDAVEQALRTIRTQLTEKWEAERYINRLRIKAGDVQESQAVDARAQRRQSSGTALISKTIAYVTAHYAEDTLSLQSTASALFVNPSYLSHAFKKETGESFVEYVTNVRLGEAMKLLSQGAFEEEAPAPKIATIARQVGYKDPFYFSKCFKKRYGMTPNTVYSGSYSDT, from the coding sequence ATGAACACAGCACCGGTAGCCCGCGTCCTGATTGTGGATGACGAGTATTATTTCAGGCAGCTGCTGATCCGTCTGGTGGATTGGGAAGCCGCCGGGTTCGAGGTGGCCGCAGAAGCCGATGACGGCTCGGCCGCCTTGCAGATCATCGGGGAGCAGCATATCGATCTCATCATTACGGATATTGAAATGCCAAATATGAACGGGCTTGAATTCATCGGGGAAGTCCGTAAGCTGAATTCGGCGGCCAAGCTGATTTTCATCACCAGCTACGATAATTTCTCTTATGCACAGCAGGCCATCTCGCTTGGAGCGGACCATTATCTGCTGAAGCCCGTCGATGAGGATGCTGTCGAACAGGCTCTCCGCACGATCCGGACACAGCTGACAGAGAAATGGGAGGCAGAGCGCTATATCAACCGGCTCAGAATCAAGGCAGGTGATGTGCAGGAGTCACAGGCAGTTGATGCCCGTGCTCAGAGACGGCAGAGCAGCGGCACTGCCTTAATCAGCAAGACCATCGCCTATGTGACGGCACATTATGCCGAGGATACGTTGTCACTCCAGAGTACGGCCAGCGCCCTGTTTGTGAATCCGAGCTATTTAAGCCATGCGTTTAAGAAGGAGACCGGCGAGTCGTTTGTGGAATATGTGACGAACGTCCGTCTTGGCGAAGCCATGAAGCTGCTCAGCCAGGGGGCCTTCGAGGAAGAAGCTCCCGCACCCAAGATTGCGACGATAGCCCGGCAGGTGGGCTACAAGGACCCGTTTTATTTCAGCAAATGTTTCAAGAAACGTTACGGAATGACCCCGAATACCGTGTATAGCGGTAGCTATTCGGATACATAA
- a CDS encoding extracellular solute-binding protein, whose translation MFGKKLGVVAASIALSSVVLSACGGANGNEGATQNQDAKAAEGKESVSLWMFDADPMYQAAAEATAAEVGVDLNYEYIQDETYKTKISVALAANELPDVFQQHAGKSYRTPVLQSKTVAPLNDTLDSTGLGAKFLDNQLVKEEDGNIYSVPSNISTTLVFYYNKKLMSDLGATPPATWDDLQALVSKADDKGIIPIALGGKERWQGDLLYNLLVARQDVNAFDNAIKGDAKFTDAPFVDAAKQVATLVSSNAFQKGFLGSAYLDAQELFKNDKALIWIDGSFNFGALSKAMGDNLGYIAFPKTGAEDVYSATIGFQNSAAPYSLFVNNSSKHLDKAKEFAIKLSLKLNDEFVRKGLPGYAASEVKSESQNEQLSAYATDISKTAKTQAMWFGLLSADTGQEYRDMTQQLYGGNLTPEEYTAQLETLLRSAE comes from the coding sequence ATGTTCGGAAAAAAGCTTGGGGTAGTTGCAGCATCCATCGCGCTTAGCAGTGTAGTGCTTAGTGCTTGCGGAGGAGCCAACGGTAACGAAGGGGCAACTCAGAATCAGGATGCGAAAGCGGCGGAAGGCAAGGAATCTGTCTCCTTATGGATGTTCGATGCAGATCCGATGTATCAGGCTGCTGCCGAGGCTACCGCAGCGGAAGTCGGCGTGGATTTGAATTATGAGTACATACAGGACGAGACCTACAAGACCAAAATCAGTGTTGCACTGGCTGCCAATGAGCTTCCGGATGTATTCCAGCAGCATGCCGGGAAGTCCTACCGGACACCTGTACTGCAATCGAAAACGGTAGCCCCGCTGAACGATACCCTGGATTCCACAGGACTTGGCGCGAAATTTCTGGACAACCAGCTGGTGAAAGAAGAAGACGGCAATATCTATTCCGTTCCTTCCAATATCAGCACAACCCTGGTCTTCTACTATAACAAAAAGCTGATGAGCGATCTGGGCGCTACGCCTCCTGCAACCTGGGACGATCTTCAGGCGCTGGTATCCAAAGCCGATGATAAAGGGATCATCCCTATCGCCCTCGGCGGCAAGGAAAGATGGCAGGGTGATCTGCTGTACAACCTGCTTGTAGCACGTCAGGACGTTAACGCCTTCGACAATGCGATTAAAGGCGATGCGAAGTTTACAGATGCTCCATTTGTAGATGCGGCGAAGCAGGTAGCCACCTTGGTAAGCAGCAATGCCTTCCAGAAAGGCTTCCTCGGCTCGGCTTACCTGGATGCCCAGGAGCTGTTCAAGAATGATAAGGCGCTGATCTGGATTGACGGCAGCTTCAACTTCGGCGCGCTGTCGAAGGCCATGGGCGATAATCTCGGATATATCGCTTTCCCGAAGACTGGTGCAGAGGATGTCTACAGTGCAACGATCGGCTTCCAGAACTCGGCGGCACCTTACTCCTTGTTCGTGAACAACAGCTCCAAGCATCTCGACAAAGCCAAGGAATTCGCGATTAAGCTGTCCCTTAAGCTCAATGATGAGTTCGTACGCAAAGGCCTGCCGGGCTATGCGGCCAGCGAAGTGAAGTCGGAGTCGCAGAATGAGCAGCTCTCCGCTTATGCTACGGATATCAGCAAAACAGCCAAAACCCAGGCGATGTGGTTTGGCCTGCTGTCGGCAGATACAGGCCAGGAATACCGCGATATGACGCAGCAGCTCTATGGCGGCAATCTGACGCCTGAGGAATACACCGCCCAGCTGGAAACATTGCTTCGTTCGGCAGAGTAA
- a CDS encoding arylamine N-acetyltransferase encodes MATPSAWAMLYLKRIGMVVEPPSLDYLQRLVRSRMTRLAFENISKLHYLKTFEEQQFYLPPQEVYMDHMYRFDYSGVCHTGNYYFCKLLQELGYDAYPIKYASHLATIVKLADRLYYTDVALGHPTYYPLDISQPHELTIHHSRVMGYPDPGNKLKFHLVHGITGKEQHHWIFRPYERADLPEVHRLIHWSNEPQRLFTTILRVYLWQPDRQRSLSLVNDTFTIRYQERQEQMKLHSIQEIQDIVHNEFGMTNLPVHEAVETLESLGTPIWGE; translated from the coding sequence ATGGCAACTCCTTCAGCATGGGCTATGTTGTACTTGAAGCGGATCGGCATGGTTGTGGAGCCTCCCAGCCTGGATTATCTGCAGCGCTTAGTCAGGTCGCGGATGACGCGTCTAGCGTTTGAGAATATCTCCAAGCTGCATTATCTTAAGACCTTTGAGGAACAGCAGTTCTACCTTCCTCCGCAGGAAGTCTACATGGATCATATGTACAGATTCGATTACTCCGGCGTGTGCCACACGGGCAATTATTATTTCTGCAAGCTGCTGCAGGAGCTTGGCTACGATGCTTATCCTATTAAATATGCTTCGCATCTGGCAACCATCGTGAAGCTCGCAGACCGGCTCTATTATACGGATGTGGCACTGGGACATCCCACCTATTATCCGCTGGACATCTCCCAGCCGCATGAGCTTACGATTCACCACTCCCGAGTTATGGGGTATCCTGACCCGGGCAACAAGCTTAAATTCCATCTGGTGCACGGTATTACAGGCAAAGAACAGCATCACTGGATATTTCGTCCCTATGAGCGCGCAGACTTGCCGGAAGTTCACCGGCTTATTCATTGGAGTAATGAGCCGCAGCGTTTGTTCACCACCATCCTGCGGGTCTATCTGTGGCAGCCGGACCGGCAACGCTCGCTGTCTCTTGTAAATGATACATTCACCATCCGGTATCAGGAGCGCCAAGAGCAAATGAAGCTGCATTCCATACAGGAGATTCAGGATATTGTGCACAATGAATTCGGCATGACCAATCTCCCGGTTCATGAAGCTGTAGAAACCCTGGAATCTTTGGGCACACCAATATGGGGTGAATAA
- a CDS encoding 5'-nucleotidase C-terminal domain-containing protein, with protein sequence MMEPAASRNQRKIVIIATSDVHGNLWGYRYEDGLATVNDGLARVAAYVRELRESGTEILLIDNGDVFQGNMLTDDVYNKRPEDKHPVALALNAMGYAALTLGNHEFNFGLGLIERIKQELSFPVLAANVWDAEGRPFAEPYVILEQRGIRIAVIGLTNPNVPRWDGNKVEGLKFGHMAETAQAIAASLRSEGKADLIVISAHAGMVAEFDEEGGSDAAGRIAELVPEADVLLVGHMHITVNQRIGNTVIGGPRDRGREVVRFDLTVEMDGGQPKVVNREITVVDMSGWEPDPELCSLVAGAHEETLQFIAEGGGGSSIEGEDGILGYAAADFQPEETAGLPAGRVQDTAVITLIQRAMLEASGADVAATSLFNDNADLKQGPLTYADVYRIYPFDNVLYVVTITGKELKAYMEASAAHFRQWQPGDTNITADPEVPSYLYDMFAGVNYRIDISQPVGRRIIHLAYRGKPLADTDELQLAVNNYRYSSLLKASGLVSAVKHWESDCSVRELLVRYIRERQTIIPEVDHNWSIVGTD encoded by the coding sequence ATGATGGAACCGGCAGCAAGCCGTAACCAACGCAAGATCGTGATTATTGCTACCTCGGATGTTCATGGCAATCTGTGGGGCTACCGTTACGAAGACGGACTCGCTACCGTAAATGACGGGCTCGCCAGAGTAGCCGCTTATGTCCGGGAGCTTAGAGAGAGCGGGACGGAGATTCTGCTGATCGATAACGGTGACGTCTTCCAGGGAAATATGCTGACTGACGATGTCTACAATAAGCGGCCGGAGGACAAGCATCCAGTCGCGTTAGCACTTAATGCCATGGGCTATGCTGCGCTGACCTTGGGCAACCATGAGTTTAACTTCGGCCTTGGCCTGATTGAACGAATCAAGCAGGAGCTGAGCTTCCCGGTGCTCGCTGCGAATGTCTGGGACGCAGAAGGCAGACCCTTCGCAGAGCCATATGTGATCCTTGAGCAGCGAGGTATCCGGATTGCGGTCATCGGCCTGACGAATCCCAACGTTCCGCGCTGGGATGGAAATAAGGTTGAGGGCCTGAAGTTCGGCCATATGGCCGAGACCGCACAGGCGATAGCTGCCTCCCTACGGTCGGAAGGGAAGGCGGACCTGATTGTGATCAGCGCCCATGCGGGCATGGTTGCAGAATTCGATGAAGAGGGCGGCTCGGATGCCGCCGGACGGATTGCGGAGCTTGTTCCTGAAGCAGATGTGCTGCTGGTGGGCCATATGCATATTACCGTGAACCAGCGTATAGGCAATACCGTCATTGGAGGGCCGCGGGACCGGGGGAGGGAAGTCGTTCGCTTCGACCTGACGGTTGAGATGGACGGCGGACAGCCCAAGGTCGTGAACCGGGAGATCACGGTGGTGGATATGAGCGGCTGGGAGCCGGACCCGGAACTCTGCAGTCTGGTTGCCGGGGCGCATGAAGAGACTCTCCAGTTCATCGCCGAAGGCGGTGGTGGCTCTTCCATAGAAGGGGAGGACGGCATTCTGGGGTATGCAGCGGCCGATTTCCAGCCTGAAGAGACTGCCGGGCTGCCCGCCGGACGGGTGCAGGATACGGCGGTCATTACCCTGATCCAGCGCGCCATGCTGGAGGCCAGCGGGGCGGATGTTGCCGCTACAAGCCTATTCAACGACAACGCAGATCTGAAGCAGGGACCGCTGACGTATGCAGATGTCTACCGCATTTATCCTTTTGACAATGTGCTGTATGTTGTTACCATCACCGGCAAGGAGCTGAAGGCTTATATGGAAGCCTCGGCGGCCCATTTCCGGCAGTGGCAGCCCGGGGACACGAATATCACTGCCGATCCTGAGGTGCCGAGCTACCTCTACGATATGTTCGCCGGGGTCAATTATCGGATCGACATCTCGCAGCCGGTAGGCAGGCGGATCATCCACCTGGCCTACCGGGGCAAACCGCTTGCCGATACGGACGAGCTGCAGCTTGCCGTCAACAATTACCGTTACAGCAGTCTATTGAAGGCCTCGGGACTGGTCAGCGCCGTGAAACACTGGGAGTCGGACTGCAGTGTCCGCGAGTTGCTGGTTCGCTACATCCGGGAGCGCCAGACGATTATACCGGAGGTAGATCATAACTGGTCTATTGTGGGGACGGATTAA
- a CDS encoding 4'-phosphopantetheinyl transferase superfamily protein, translating into MQHPVFASQYGASLQQTVRTMSLELESPEAPYRLKLSVVSLPPEGDPLEYLNQEEKDTYFGFQYARRRNSYLLGKLAAKTAVAEEGEALSGIQIEHGILCQPLVAGRNRKITITHCDSLGAAVGYDPRLLAGVDMELVDEKAAEAIRRITSREEEALLPELAAATALTLLWTAKEAMSKVIQTGFTVPTELFELKACTCSGSVVISQFKNFPQFQAVSILRKEYVYTLVLPAKVLAGSSETRLIEGLEGLLPDGVG; encoded by the coding sequence ATGCAACATCCAGTCTTTGCAAGTCAATACGGAGCCTCACTCCAGCAGACAGTAAGAACAATGAGCCTGGAGCTGGAGAGCCCGGAGGCACCCTACCGGCTGAAGCTGAGCGTAGTCTCGCTGCCGCCGGAGGGCGATCCGCTGGAGTATCTGAACCAGGAAGAGAAGGACACGTATTTCGGCTTCCAGTATGCAAGGAGACGGAACAGTTACTTGCTTGGGAAGCTGGCAGCCAAGACCGCTGTGGCAGAGGAAGGCGAGGCGCTGTCCGGGATTCAGATTGAACACGGCATTCTATGCCAGCCGCTTGTGGCCGGAAGGAATCGGAAGATTACGATTACCCATTGCGATTCGCTGGGGGCGGCGGTCGGTTATGACCCGCGCCTGCTCGCGGGCGTGGACATGGAGCTGGTGGATGAGAAGGCGGCGGAGGCGATCCGGAGAATCACCAGCAGAGAGGAAGAGGCGCTGTTGCCGGAGCTGGCTGCTGCGACTGCGCTGACGCTGCTCTGGACGGCTAAGGAAGCGATGTCGAAGGTGATTCAGACGGGCTTCACCGTCCCCACCGAGCTGTTCGAGCTTAAGGCATGTACCTGCAGCGGCAGCGTAGTGATCAGCCAGTTCAAGAATTTCCCGCAATTTCAGGCGGTCTCTATCCTGCGGAAGGAATATGTATATACACTTGTCCTGCCTGCCAAGGTCCTGGCCGGTTCATCGGAAACCCGGCTGATCGAGGGGCTGGAGGGGCTGCTGCCGGATGGGGTGGGGTGA
- a CDS encoding carbohydrate ABC transporter permease, with the protein MLKTTKNTGLYLLMGLIAVLQLFPLYWLVVSAFKDNSEIIGGVVWALPTEWRFSNFSEAWVSAKVNQYFFNSVSVTLITLLCVLLFASMMAYALTRMRFKYNGLILFILLMGVMVPIHATLIPLFMILKNLGLLSSRLSIILPYIAVNLPIGVYMLSAFLRSMPKELEEAAFIDGCGVVKSFFKVVLPLLKPPLASVAIFVFLAVWNELLMAATFIQKESLRTLPLGLMNFSGQYSISWGPLAAAMVISTLPILLAYVLFSDQMEKSFTAGAILK; encoded by the coding sequence ATGCTGAAGACTACCAAAAACACAGGCCTCTATCTGCTGATGGGCCTCATTGCCGTCCTCCAGTTGTTCCCGCTCTACTGGCTTGTGGTAAGTGCATTTAAGGATAATTCGGAGATTATCGGCGGAGTGGTCTGGGCGCTCCCCACAGAATGGCGGTTTAGCAATTTCTCGGAGGCCTGGGTAAGCGCCAAGGTGAATCAATACTTTTTCAACAGTGTATCAGTTACGCTGATTACCCTCTTGTGCGTGCTGCTGTTCGCTTCGATGATGGCTTACGCGCTGACACGGATGAGATTCAAATATAACGGACTGATTCTGTTCATTCTGCTCATGGGAGTCATGGTGCCGATTCATGCTACGCTGATTCCGCTGTTCATGATCCTGAAGAATCTCGGTCTTCTCAGCTCGCGGCTGTCGATTATCCTGCCGTACATCGCTGTGAATCTGCCGATAGGCGTCTATATGCTGTCCGCGTTCCTGCGGAGCATGCCTAAGGAGCTGGAGGAGGCTGCATTCATCGACGGCTGCGGGGTGGTGAAATCCTTCTTCAAGGTCGTGCTGCCGCTGCTGAAGCCGCCGCTTGCCTCGGTTGCCATCTTCGTGTTCCTCGCCGTATGGAATGAGCTGCTGATGGCAGCAACCTTCATCCAGAAGGAATCGCTGCGTACGCTGCCGCTCGGGCTAATGAACTTCAGCGGCCAGTACAGCATTAGCTGGGGACCGCTGGCCGCGGCAATGGTAATCTCCACGCTGCCGATTCTGCTCGCTTATGTACTGTTCAGCGACCAGATGGAGAAGAGCTTCACCGCAGGCGCAATTCTGAAATGA
- a CDS encoding sensor histidine kinase, whose amino-acid sequence MKRFMRYPSLLKRLRADLPFLFSGSMPLRRKILLSNLLIVLLALVIFMVSIQRIVFNQTLERTTASSQQEVRLVKQSMETVFQSVQNFTKFVLINQDTQKLLSRDTGDGNDVAALKSIYNTLAAMLVTEPNIDSVIIESLNGNLYYTSNLTGVTRESLGIYPRAEIDAARGGAVWADSLTPAFLSGMKHKNMISVGRVIKSMEKGTPLGYIYVNIDERTLARLYHNEQNPESATLVINRNGRIISANEASRVNQPVAEASLTDWVKSVSQGTRTQEVAGDRYLVSMQSLAPYDWKIVQLVTISELTYGYWKIALLLAGFGLISILSAVLLSILFARRLTRPLSQLSEVIVEVGSGNLERRAAADSEDEVGRLGATFNEMVERIQRLMVQVETEEQTKRMLELRLLYSQIKPHFLYNTLDTIRAMAVMSGAKDISKMLKALGEFYRISLSNGQELITVAQEQKHLESYLYIQQIRFPKLNYRISFGPGLESCLVPTMLLQPLVENAIHHGIRGMADGGWCEITCAAESTDGQNLLCFTVRDNGKGMSEEQQRLIWSERDSAERYSFGLRNIQDRIRLRFGAAYGILLSSEPGRGVEVKLRLPLLKQTNEQEEGTVRL is encoded by the coding sequence ATGAAGCGGTTCATGCGATATCCATCCCTCTTGAAGAGGCTAAGGGCGGATCTGCCCTTTCTGTTCAGCGGCAGTATGCCGCTGCGGCGGAAAATTCTGTTAAGCAACCTCCTGATTGTCCTGCTGGCACTGGTGATTTTCATGGTCAGCATTCAGCGGATTGTCTTCAATCAGACCCTGGAGAGAACCACGGCAAGCTCACAGCAGGAAGTGAGACTGGTCAAGCAGTCGATGGAGACGGTGTTCCAGTCGGTCCAGAATTTCACGAAGTTCGTGCTGATCAATCAGGACACCCAGAAGCTGCTCAGCAGAGATACCGGTGACGGCAATGATGTGGCTGCACTGAAGTCGATCTACAATACACTGGCTGCAATGCTGGTAACCGAACCGAATATTGATTCTGTTATTATTGAATCCTTGAACGGCAACCTTTATTACACCTCCAACCTGACCGGAGTGACTCGGGAGAGTCTTGGAATCTATCCACGGGCGGAGATTGATGCAGCCAGAGGCGGTGCGGTCTGGGCGGATTCGCTTACGCCTGCCTTTCTGTCCGGGATGAAGCACAAGAATATGATCAGTGTGGGCAGGGTCATTAAGAGCATGGAGAAGGGGACCCCGCTGGGCTATATCTATGTCAACATTGACGAGCGGACACTTGCCCGCCTCTATCATAATGAACAGAACCCGGAGAGCGCTACGCTGGTCATTAACCGGAACGGAAGAATCATCTCTGCGAATGAAGCCTCAAGGGTGAACCAGCCGGTCGCGGAGGCATCCCTTACGGATTGGGTCAAGTCAGTCTCACAAGGAACCCGGACCCAGGAGGTCGCCGGAGACCGTTATTTAGTATCCATGCAGAGTCTCGCTCCCTATGACTGGAAGATCGTCCAGCTGGTGACGATATCAGAGCTAACCTACGGGTACTGGAAAATAGCCCTGCTGCTGGCCGGGTTCGGCCTGATCAGCATCCTGTCAGCAGTGCTTCTGTCTATTCTGTTCGCCCGCCGGCTGACCCGGCCGCTCAGCCAGCTTAGCGAGGTGATAGTCGAGGTGGGCAGCGGGAATCTGGAGCGGCGCGCGGCCGCCGATTCCGAGGACGAGGTCGGCCGGCTGGGAGCTACCTTCAATGAAATGGTGGAGCGCATCCAGCGCCTGATGGTCCAGGTGGAGACGGAAGAGCAGACCAAAAGAATGCTGGAGCTGCGGCTGCTCTATTCGCAGATCAAGCCTCATTTCCTGTACAATACACTGGACACGATCCGTGCGATGGCAGTGATGTCGGGGGCGAAGGACATCAGCAAGATGCTGAAGGCGCTGGGTGAGTTCTACCGGATCTCGCTTAGCAACGGTCAGGAGCTGATAACGGTGGCCCAGGAGCAGAAGCATCTGGAGAGCTACCTCTATATTCAGCAGATCCGATTCCCTAAGCTGAACTACCGGATATCGTTCGGGCCTGGACTGGAGTCCTGCCTGGTGCCGACCATGCTGCTTCAGCCGCTGGTCGAGAATGCGATCCACCATGGCATTAGAGGAATGGCGGACGGCGGCTGGTGTGAAATTACCTGCGCAGCGGAAAGCACGGACGGACAGAATCTGCTGTGCTTCACCGTCCGTGACAACGGCAAAGGCATGAGCGAAGAGCAGCAGCGGCTGATCTGGTCGGAGCGTGACAGCGCGGAGAGATACAGCTTCGGACTCCGGAATATTCAGGACCGTATCCGCCTGCGGTTCGGAGCGGCATATGGAATCCTGCTGTCTTCTGAGCCGGGCCGGGGCGTAGAAGTGAAGCTGCGCTTGCCGCTGCTTAAGCAGACGAACGAACAGGAAGAGGGGACAGTCAGACTATGA
- a CDS encoding sugar ABC transporter permease, with the protein MERALSDKKLIALFLVPGLTVFLIFYFVPILMTAYYSFQEWDGINPMAFVGLDNYTKMFTADKSFWKAVWNSVAFLLTGVFVQLPLSFGLALLVSRKMKGRKWFRNIYFFPVVMSTTMVSLLWVKIYDPNIGMLNTLLEAAHLGSWAQAWLGDTKTALLSVLIVTTWHYVGYNMLILFAGIQGISEQYYEAAKLDGAVGWKAVRYITLPLLSDVLRICVVLNVIYALKTFESVYVMTNGGPLHSTTMIALKMFQEAFLKQNFGYGSALAVFMVLECLIIAWVLNKVLTREKIEY; encoded by the coding sequence ATGGAAAGAGCGCTCTCGGATAAGAAATTAATCGCTTTGTTTCTAGTGCCAGGTTTAACCGTATTTCTGATCTTCTATTTCGTGCCAATTCTCATGACGGCGTATTACAGCTTCCAGGAGTGGGACGGAATTAACCCTATGGCCTTCGTGGGCCTGGACAATTACACCAAGATGTTCACCGCAGATAAAAGCTTCTGGAAGGCGGTATGGAACAGTGTGGCCTTCCTGTTGACAGGCGTATTCGTCCAGCTTCCGCTCTCGTTCGGCCTTGCCCTGCTGGTCTCCCGTAAAATGAAGGGACGCAAATGGTTCCGCAATATTTACTTTTTCCCGGTGGTCATGTCAACGACGATGGTCAGTCTGCTGTGGGTCAAAATCTACGATCCGAACATCGGGATGCTGAACACACTGCTGGAAGCCGCCCACCTCGGCAGCTGGGCGCAGGCCTGGCTTGGAGATACCAAGACGGCTCTCTTGTCAGTCCTGATCGTAACAACCTGGCATTATGTAGGCTATAACATGCTGATCCTGTTTGCCGGTATCCAGGGCATCTCGGAGCAGTACTATGAGGCCGCGAAGCTGGACGGTGCTGTCGGCTGGAAGGCAGTCCGTTATATCACGCTTCCGCTGCTGTCTGATGTGCTGCGGATCTGTGTCGTGCTGAACGTGATTTACGCGCTCAAGACCTTTGAAAGTGTGTATGTCATGACGAACGGCGGACCGCTGCATTCCACGACAATGATTGCCCTGAAAATGTTCCAGGAAGCGTTCCTGAAGCAGAACTTCGGCTACGGCAGTGCGCTTGCCGTGTTCATGGTGCTGGAGTGTCTGATCATTGCCTGGGTACTCAATAAAGTGCTGACCCGTGAAAAAATTGAATATTAA